In a genomic window of Candidatus Thermoplasmatota archaeon:
- a CDS encoding PIN domain-containing protein — MFYVTDTHPLLWYLTDDERLSSSAKEIFDRAEKGEETIIVPTIVLAESFYTTKKYHMDIKFREVLDRLETGWNYQPYPLDLEIIKAIQNLDKLPELHDKIIVATARKLEAKLITKDEKIASAQYVEIVW; from the coding sequence ATGTTCTACGTTACAGATACACACCCTCTTCTCTGGTATTTAACTGATGATGAAAGATTAAGCTCTTCTGCAAAAGAAATTTTCGATAGAGCTGAGAAAGGAGAAGAAACTATTATAGTGCCGACAATAGTGCTTGCAGAATCTTTTTACACAACCAAAAAATATCATATGGACATTAAATTTCGTGAGGTTCTAGATAGATTAGAAACAGGCTGGAATTATCAGCCGTATCCGTTAGATCTAGAAATTATCAAAGCTATACAAAATTTAGATAAATTGCCTGAGTTACATGACAAGATAATTGTTGCTACTGCACGAAAGCTAGAGGCGAAATTAATAACTAAAGATGAGAAGATCGCAAGCGCTCAATATGTAGAAATCGTTTGGTAA